From a single Lolium rigidum isolate FL_2022 chromosome 7, APGP_CSIRO_Lrig_0.1, whole genome shotgun sequence genomic region:
- the LOC124670851 gene encoding uncharacterized protein LOC124670851, translated as MEAEAEIPEEAKPPRMNRRQWKAARGNREDKWTRKDRLLLEANAEKRREQEAAEAAADAAAEAANKEDPEAAIATRYRESWIQIFSRSHGSYEDATSIPPMRYTHEPPPPYTRVGYADSVVIFSVKVTQVNQCLEWPLDVYGVVAARDSVDRNRNLIFNRTRDNCQTLTPEDASLSLTGPTRAIVIIDPVNYEVELKVKGDTPSQDKFLSLLLIEDKYYASGEPCHGVHCHTYSSKLSTVELTIGHLAQTVEATITFQVIEGSWPTHHHGRFVAHMPHLNDLEMVLLDSRDGMVSVMSDGVIELSRCVVPVEADGELKLWVDAWQGNDQADFVGKDQVTFAPRKAGRSEDTCDVGFCKMRVNVVWSLVVNW; from the exons atggaggcggaggcggagatcCCCGAGGAAGCGAAGCCGCCGAGGATGAACCGCAGGCAGTGGAAGGCCGCGAGGGGGAACCGCGAGGACAAGTGGACGAGGAAGGATCGCCTGCTGCTGGAAGCGAACGCGGAGAAACGCCGCGAGCAGGAggccgcggaggcggcggcggacgcggcggcggaagcggcgaACAAAGAGGACCCGGAGGCCGCCATCGCGACGCGCTACCGCGAGAGCTGGATCCAGATATTCTCCCGCTCCCACGGCTCCTACGAGGACGCCA CCTCTATTCCACCGATGCGGTACACCCACGAGCCCCCGCCGCCCTATACCCGTGTAGGCTATGCTGATTCCGTGGTCATCTTCTCGGTGAAGGTGACACAAGTAAACCAGTGCCTGGAGTGGCCGCTGGATGTATACGGCGTCGTTGCTGCGCGGGATTCAGTAGACCGCAATCGGAACCTCATCTTCAACCGCACCAGAGACAATTGCCAGACGCTCACCCCGGAG GATGCCTCTCTATCGTTGACTGGTCCTACCCGTGCTATCGTGATCATTGATCCTGTCAACTACGAGGTCGAGCTGAAAGTGAAGGGAGACACGCCTTCTCAAGATAAATTCCTAAGCCTTCTACTCATTGAGGACAAGTACTATGCTTCTGGTGAACCTTGCCATGGAGTTCACTGCCACACATACTCTTCTAAGCTAAGCACAGTGGAGTTGACAATCGGCCATCTTGCACAAACAGTAGAGGCTACTATCACATTTCAGGTCATCGAGGGATCCTGGCCAACTCACCATCATGGGCGATTTGTTGCACATATGCCTCATCTCAATGATCTGGAGATGGTGCTGCTTGATTCTCGGGATGGCATGGTGTCTGTCATGAGTGATGGTGTGATTGAGCTTTCACGATGTGTTGTGCCCGTCGAAGCAGATGGGGAACTGAAGCTTTGGGTGGATGCATGGCAGGGCAATGACCAGGCTGATTTTGTTGGCAAAGATCAAGTAACATTTGCACCTAGAAAAGCAGGTAGAAGTGAGGATACGTGTGATGTTGGGTTTTGTAAGATGCGAGTCAATGTTGTTTGGTCTCTTGTTGTGAACTGGTGA